A stretch of Verrucomicrobiia bacterium DNA encodes these proteins:
- the cadA gene encoding cadmium-translocating P-type ATPase, translating into MTEECSSCGCGSKAGAPIASVPVPASDGRPGTTLRVAGMDCPDEIAAIEQVLKPLAGVGEIKVNLMAGTVTIGHDQRITPQQLIQAIGTAGLKASTMDGAEAEDEYSGDATRVHLILVVVSGIFTGASLLFQWQNLFAPYGKAVAAVVAILAGGWFILPKAIRALRHVSLDMNVLMSVAVIGAACIGEWTEAAAVVFLFALSELLEGFSVGRARRAIQSLLELTPDTALVKRDDQIQEVRVEEVKVEETLIIKSGARVPLDGVVTSGESAINQAPITGESMPVEKKSGDTVFAGTINGEGSLEVKVTKASTDTTLAKIIKLVGEAQSQKAPSQRFVDQFAKIYTPAVFVVAILVLLSGPLLFNGAWLEWTYRALVLLVIACPCALVISTPVSIVSGLTAMARHGVLIKGGVFLEEIGKLKALAVDKTGTITEGKPHVQQVIPWNGNSEEEIVSIAAAIDRHSDHPLAQAVVKYAEKKKVRFPRSENYQSKTGRGAEAQIDGHLYFVGNHRFAHESAVCSDELERKLGELEAQAMSVVIVGHKPHEGCAGEVLGILAVADTVRSNAVEAIKAIRSAGVEEVVMLSGDNQRTVDAISKQIGIDEAKGDLLPDHKIERIRELVAQHKHVGMIGDGVNDAPAMAAASVGIAMGGAGTDTAIETADIALMQDDLSKVAEAIRLGRRTVGIIQANVAFALGVKAVFLGLALSGHTSLWLAILADTGATLVVITNALRLLKRGSR; encoded by the coding sequence ATGACTGAAGAATGCAGCAGTTGCGGATGCGGATCGAAGGCCGGCGCTCCCATCGCGTCCGTTCCCGTGCCCGCGTCGGACGGAAGGCCCGGAACGACCCTGCGCGTGGCGGGGATGGATTGTCCCGATGAAATTGCCGCGATTGAACAGGTTTTGAAACCGCTCGCCGGGGTGGGCGAAATCAAAGTCAACCTCATGGCGGGCACGGTGACGATTGGCCACGACCAACGCATCACCCCGCAACAATTGATTCAAGCCATCGGAACTGCGGGCTTGAAGGCTTCGACGATGGATGGCGCCGAAGCGGAGGATGAATACAGCGGCGATGCAACACGCGTCCACCTGATCCTGGTGGTTGTCTCCGGTATCTTCACGGGCGCGTCGCTCCTGTTTCAGTGGCAGAATCTTTTCGCGCCTTACGGAAAAGCCGTTGCCGCAGTCGTCGCGATCCTTGCCGGAGGTTGGTTCATTCTTCCGAAAGCGATTCGCGCCCTGCGCCATGTCTCGCTCGACATGAATGTGCTGATGAGTGTCGCTGTGATCGGCGCGGCGTGCATCGGCGAATGGACGGAGGCGGCGGCGGTCGTGTTTCTTTTCGCGTTGTCGGAACTTTTGGAAGGCTTCAGCGTCGGTCGCGCCCGCCGAGCCATTCAATCACTGCTCGAACTCACGCCGGATACCGCGTTGGTGAAACGCGACGACCAGATTCAGGAAGTCCGCGTTGAGGAGGTCAAGGTGGAGGAAACCCTGATCATCAAGTCAGGAGCGCGCGTACCGCTCGACGGCGTTGTGACTTCCGGTGAATCCGCCATCAATCAAGCGCCCATCACTGGCGAATCCATGCCGGTGGAAAAGAAATCCGGCGATACCGTGTTCGCCGGAACGATCAATGGTGAAGGCTCGCTCGAAGTGAAAGTGACCAAGGCTTCGACCGACACCACGCTGGCGAAAATCATCAAGCTTGTCGGTGAAGCGCAGAGTCAGAAAGCGCCTTCCCAACGGTTCGTGGACCAGTTCGCGAAGATTTACACTCCGGCGGTTTTCGTCGTCGCCATTCTGGTTCTGCTGTCCGGCCCGTTGCTTTTCAACGGCGCATGGCTGGAGTGGACTTATCGCGCCTTGGTTCTGCTCGTCATCGCCTGTCCGTGCGCGCTGGTGATTTCCACGCCGGTTTCAATCGTCTCCGGCCTGACCGCGATGGCGCGGCACGGCGTCCTCATCAAAGGTGGCGTATTTCTGGAAGAGATCGGGAAACTGAAAGCTCTTGCGGTGGACAAGACCGGCACAATCACCGAAGGCAAACCGCATGTCCAACAAGTGATTCCGTGGAACGGGAATTCCGAGGAAGAAATTGTGAGCATCGCCGCCGCAATTGACAGGCACTCCGATCATCCGCTCGCGCAAGCCGTCGTAAAGTACGCGGAGAAAAAGAAGGTTCGATTCCCGCGCAGCGAGAACTATCAGTCCAAAACCGGGCGGGGCGCGGAGGCGCAGATTGACGGGCATCTCTATTTCGTTGGCAATCACCGCTTCGCTCACGAATCCGCTGTCTGCTCGGACGAACTCGAAAGGAAGTTGGGCGAACTGGAAGCCCAGGCGATGTCCGTCGTCATCGTGGGCCATAAACCGCACGAAGGCTGCGCTGGCGAAGTGCTGGGGATTCTCGCTGTCGCCGACACAGTTCGCTCCAATGCCGTCGAGGCCATCAAAGCCATTCGCTCCGCCGGAGTCGAAGAAGTTGTCATGTTGAGTGGCGATAATCAGCGAACGGTCGATGCCATTTCCAAACAGATCGGCATTGACGAGGCGAAAGGTGACTTGTTGCCTGACCATAAGATTGAGCGCATCCGTGAGCTGGTCGCGCAACACAAGCACGTCGGCATGATTGGCGATGGCGTGAACGACGCACCCGCGATGGCCGCAGCGAGTGTTGGTATCGCAATGGGCGGCGCGGGCACGGACACAGCAATTGAAACGGCAGACATCGCGCTCATGCAGGATGATTTGAGCAAAGTGGCCGAGGCCATTCGGCTAGGCCGTCGTACCGTAGGCATCATTCAGGCGAACGTCGCCTTCGCGCTCGGCGTGAAGGCCGTGTTCCTCGGGCTCGCCTTGTCCGGCCACACCAGCCTCTGGCTGGCGATTCTGGCCGACACCGGCGCAACACTTGTCGTCATCACGAACGCGCTGCGGCTGCTGAAGCGAGGTAGCCGGTGA
- a CDS encoding YnfA family protein → MNSYLNAIGLFAVTALAEIFGCYTFHLWLAQKKSSLWLVPGVASLALFAWLLTLHPTAAGRTYAAYGGIYIAASLAWLKLVDGQTPGRWDILGAVVCLAGATIILFPHLKT, encoded by the coding sequence ATGAACTCCTATCTCAACGCCATCGGACTGTTCGCAGTAACGGCCCTGGCCGAAATCTTCGGCTGTTACACGTTCCACCTCTGGCTTGCGCAGAAAAAGTCGTCGCTCTGGCTCGTGCCAGGCGTAGCGAGCCTGGCGCTCTTCGCGTGGCTGCTGACGCTACACCCGACCGCCGCTGGACGCACCTATGCGGCGTATGGTGGAATTTATATCGCGGCCTCGCTGGCGTGGCTCAAGTTAGTGGATGGGCAGACGCCCGGTCGCTGGGACATTCTTGGCGCGGTCGTCTGCCTAGCTGGCGCGACCATCATTTTGTTCCCTCACCTTAAAACATAA
- a CDS encoding efflux RND transporter permease subunit, with amino-acid sequence MLNRLLEFSVRQRVFVLLATLILVGIGVWSALRLPIDAVPDITNVQVQINASVSSLAPEEIERLVTFPIENAMAGIPGLTELRSLSKFGLSQINLIFEDGTDIFRSRQLVSERLQTTIDELPAGLTPKLAPISTGLGEIYYYVVEYDPTATNRPPTREAQLMELKLIHDYLIKPRLRSTPGLADVNASGGYEKQIVIQPDPEKLKSAGLSFAEVAEAIGENVENAGGSIIQLGGETVTVRAAGRVQTLDEIKNLPIQFGARASPLRVGDVAEVGIGKAVRTGTATYNGEEALLGAALMLAGENSRLVAKRVDEKLKEIQSKLPAGILIIPVYDRTVLVDRTIRTVETSLFEGAILVVVVLLIMLGNWRAALIVALAIPLSLLFAITGMVQSRVSGNLMSLGAIDFGLIVDGSVVMVENIIRHLAEKQHQLKRRLTAVERANEVIASAKEVASPMFFGVCIITVVYFPILALTGIEGKMFKPMAITVIFALVGSMVLALTLMPALCSFLLGGNIRESDSFLVTWAKHLYTPILRFALKCRWLVTGAAAGFFVLAVFVFGRLGAEFVPQLDEGSFATHMIRTTSIGIDASIEMQKRGEKLLLEKFPEVAYTFSRLGTAEIASDPMGVNVADTYIMFKPLDQWRKVDGKLISKEALANLMTEELGMHVPGEGHLFSQPIEMRFNEILEGTRADIAVKVFGDDFAVIEKIASEVREILETIPGAGDVEFDALGKSPLLEIIPKREAMSRYNLHAAELNRVVATALAGQEVGKLIEGNRRFDIVVRLSEELRERMEELKRLPVRVEGGGLLTLGQVADFKVVEQVAAISREYSQRRAAIMVNLRGRDVESFVLEAQRKITEQVNLPDGYSIEFGGQFKNLQEARRRLMVVVPAALALIFVLIFMALQSLRQSLLVFLAVPLAVTGGVFALWLRDLPFSISAGVGFIALSGIAVLNGLMIITFFNQLRERGADVRTAVWDGSLLRLRPKLMTALVASLGFVPMAIAGGAGAEVQRPLATVVIGGILSSTFLTLVLLPTLYEWIERKKKPANDAPAELPSSEAEPSPDAATAS; translated from the coding sequence ATGCTCAACCGTCTCCTTGAGTTTTCTGTCCGGCAGCGAGTCTTTGTGCTCCTCGCCACCTTGATCCTTGTCGGCATCGGTGTCTGGTCCGCGCTACGCCTCCCGATTGATGCGGTGCCTGACATCACCAATGTCCAGGTACAGATCAATGCCTCGGTGTCGTCGCTGGCGCCCGAGGAGATCGAGAGGCTCGTCACCTTTCCGATTGAGAATGCCATGGCCGGTATTCCGGGCCTGACCGAACTTCGGTCTCTGTCGAAGTTCGGGCTTTCGCAAATCAATCTGATCTTTGAGGACGGCACGGACATCTTCCGATCCCGACAGTTGGTCAGTGAACGGCTTCAGACGACCATTGATGAACTGCCGGCTGGACTGACCCCGAAACTGGCGCCCATCAGCACGGGCTTGGGCGAGATCTACTACTACGTCGTCGAGTACGATCCGACTGCGACCAATCGGCCACCAACTCGCGAAGCGCAGTTGATGGAGTTGAAACTCATCCATGACTACCTCATCAAGCCCCGGCTGCGCTCAACACCCGGTTTGGCCGACGTCAACGCTAGTGGGGGATATGAAAAGCAGATCGTCATCCAGCCCGATCCCGAGAAACTCAAGAGTGCGGGCCTGTCGTTCGCCGAGGTGGCGGAAGCCATTGGAGAAAATGTCGAGAACGCAGGCGGAAGCATCATTCAGCTTGGAGGCGAGACGGTCACCGTTCGGGCGGCTGGCCGGGTCCAAACTTTGGATGAAATCAAAAATCTCCCGATCCAGTTTGGCGCCCGGGCCAGCCCTCTCCGGGTAGGCGATGTCGCCGAAGTCGGAATTGGCAAGGCCGTCCGGACAGGAACCGCGACCTACAATGGCGAAGAAGCGCTGCTGGGTGCCGCGCTCATGCTGGCCGGAGAAAACAGTCGTCTGGTGGCCAAGCGAGTGGACGAAAAGCTGAAGGAGATTCAGTCCAAACTGCCCGCCGGAATCCTCATCATCCCGGTCTATGATCGGACCGTGCTGGTGGACCGCACCATTCGGACGGTCGAGACCAGCCTCTTTGAAGGAGCCATCCTGGTCGTGGTGGTCCTGCTGATCATGCTTGGCAATTGGCGGGCGGCTCTGATTGTGGCGTTGGCGATTCCTCTCTCCCTCCTGTTTGCCATAACCGGAATGGTTCAAAGCCGGGTTTCTGGGAATCTGATGAGCCTCGGCGCGATTGACTTCGGGCTGATAGTGGATGGATCCGTGGTCATGGTGGAGAACATTATCAGGCACCTGGCGGAGAAGCAGCACCAACTCAAGCGACGCCTTACTGCTGTGGAACGGGCGAATGAGGTGATTGCTTCGGCGAAGGAGGTGGCCAGCCCGATGTTTTTTGGCGTGTGTATCATCACCGTGGTCTATTTTCCGATCCTCGCCCTCACGGGAATTGAGGGGAAGATGTTCAAGCCGATGGCCATCACCGTGATCTTTGCCTTGGTGGGCTCCATGGTCCTCGCCCTAACACTAATGCCCGCGCTGTGCTCCTTTTTGTTGGGGGGAAACATCAGGGAGTCCGACAGCTTCCTGGTCACTTGGGCCAAACACCTGTACACCCCAATTCTTCGGTTCGCCCTGAAATGTCGGTGGTTGGTCACGGGCGCTGCGGCTGGTTTCTTCGTGCTGGCTGTCTTCGTCTTCGGACGTCTGGGCGCGGAGTTCGTGCCTCAATTGGACGAAGGTTCATTCGCTACACACATGATCCGGACCACGAGCATCGGAATTGATGCGAGCATCGAGATGCAGAAGCGTGGGGAAAAGTTGCTTTTGGAAAAGTTCCCCGAGGTCGCCTATACCTTCAGCCGTCTGGGTACCGCTGAGATTGCCAGCGATCCAATGGGAGTGAACGTCGCCGACACCTACATCATGTTCAAGCCATTGGATCAATGGCGTAAGGTGGACGGAAAACTCATCAGCAAGGAGGCATTGGCCAACCTGATGACCGAAGAACTCGGAATGCATGTCCCAGGGGAAGGACATCTTTTCAGCCAGCCCATTGAGATGAGGTTCAATGAGATTCTCGAGGGCACACGGGCCGACATCGCTGTAAAGGTCTTCGGAGACGATTTTGCGGTCATCGAGAAGATCGCATCCGAGGTGCGGGAGATCCTGGAAACCATCCCTGGAGCGGGCGATGTGGAATTCGATGCGCTCGGGAAATCGCCTCTTCTGGAGATCATCCCCAAACGGGAGGCCATGTCCCGGTACAATCTCCATGCAGCAGAATTGAATCGGGTGGTGGCCACGGCGCTCGCGGGGCAGGAGGTGGGCAAGCTCATCGAAGGAAACCGTCGCTTCGACATCGTCGTCCGGCTCAGCGAGGAGTTGCGGGAACGGATGGAGGAGTTGAAGCGCCTGCCGGTCCGCGTTGAAGGCGGCGGATTGCTCACCCTTGGTCAGGTCGCAGATTTCAAAGTGGTCGAGCAGGTGGCTGCCATTTCCCGCGAGTACAGCCAGCGACGGGCGGCGATCATGGTCAATCTGCGCGGTCGGGACGTGGAGAGTTTCGTGCTGGAGGCGCAGCGTAAGATTACCGAGCAGGTCAACCTTCCTGACGGCTATAGCATCGAGTTCGGAGGCCAGTTCAAAAATCTTCAGGAGGCTAGGCGACGACTGATGGTGGTGGTACCAGCGGCGCTGGCGCTTATTTTCGTTCTGATTTTCATGGCGTTGCAGAGTCTCCGGCAGTCTTTGCTTGTCTTTCTCGCCGTTCCTCTCGCCGTCACCGGTGGTGTCTTTGCGCTTTGGCTCCGCGACTTGCCGTTCAGCATTTCAGCCGGAGTCGGGTTCATTGCGTTGAGCGGGATCGCGGTTCTCAATGGACTGATGATCATCACGTTTTTCAATCAACTGCGGGAACGAGGAGCCGATGTGCGTACTGCCGTCTGGGATGGTTCCTTGCTGCGGCTGCGCCCCAAGCTCATGACAGCTCTTGTCGCCTCGTTGGGATTCGTACCGATGGCGATTGCCGGCGGTGCAGGGGCGGAAGTGCAACGCCCGCTCGCGACCGTCGTCATCGGCGGCATCCTGAGTTCCACTTTCCTGACGCTCGTATTGCTCCCAACGCTTTACGAGTGGATTGAGCGAAAGAAGAAACCTGCGAACGACGCGCCAGCGGAACTGCCTTCGAGTGAAGCCGAACCGTCTCCTGACGCCGCGACCGCTTCATGA
- a CDS encoding efflux RND transporter periplasmic adaptor subunit, with protein MKGLLHLCLVIFMLTGCRRGPDGATAGESGHGHTESAPGKPDAHGHSHGHGESEGASGASFKEGQGVLVKDEAKKLLGIEVVDVAEREMPAELRTTIQIFGERHNLNSREHDTCLVQGAAFVATNAAAVLKAGQSVELRQGTNAAFAGTVLGVPKSLTLGEAEIVIGISNAAASLKPGDFVSALVKLPLQGPVPSVPVSALLRTAEGTYVYAVNGDAYFRTAVKTGIESGGWVEITDGLLAGDQVVVQPVQALWLIELRATKGGGHSH; from the coding sequence ATGAAGGGACTTCTCCATCTCTGCTTGGTCATATTCATGTTGACTGGCTGCCGGCGTGGTCCCGACGGGGCGACTGCTGGTGAATCCGGGCATGGCCACACCGAATCGGCGCCCGGGAAACCCGATGCGCACGGCCACAGTCATGGCCACGGCGAAAGTGAAGGCGCCAGCGGAGCCTCATTCAAAGAAGGCCAAGGAGTTTTGGTCAAAGACGAGGCAAAGAAGTTGTTGGGCATTGAAGTCGTGGACGTCGCCGAGAGGGAGATGCCCGCCGAGCTGCGCACGACCATCCAGATATTCGGGGAGCGGCATAATCTCAACTCCCGGGAACACGATACCTGTCTTGTTCAAGGGGCAGCATTCGTTGCAACGAATGCTGCGGCTGTCCTGAAGGCGGGACAGTCCGTCGAACTGCGCCAAGGAACCAACGCGGCCTTTGCAGGAACGGTCCTTGGCGTACCGAAGAGCCTCACTTTGGGAGAAGCGGAGATCGTGATTGGCATTTCGAATGCCGCCGCATCGCTGAAGCCGGGCGACTTCGTTTCCGCTCTCGTCAAACTACCACTACAAGGACCGGTTCCAAGCGTTCCCGTCTCGGCTCTGCTTCGCACCGCCGAGGGCACCTACGTTTATGCCGTAAACGGGGACGCCTATTTCCGCACAGCGGTAAAGACGGGCATCGAATCGGGCGGCTGGGTCGAAATTACTGACGGACTGCTGGCCGGCGACCAGGTCGTCGTTCAGCCAGTGCAGGCACTCTGGCTCATCGAACTGCGCGCCACCAAGGGCGGCGGTCACTCTCACTGA
- a CDS encoding TolC family protein, with amino-acid sequence MSFKNNYLPLCLVAIFGAAVQADQPAPPPTALTIEDLVHSTVVQNPEIRFYEAQVVAAKAERQSAGLLSNPVVASEVGPMRTRDRDGNLTGEGVAWSVSVMQAFDWPGRMGLRKAIANRDIALAELGLARFRAALAARVRTLSYGLFAAQEKAIAAAEVAGRLRDLKEVLVQRDPAGITPLLETRVIEATELSAQRQASELALALESGLLELNALRGLTNTAPFSILPAQLEFKPAGDRARLTALARTNNFELRLRAVELEQQGFRVDLAKNERWPSISIGPSIWQQNAADDQRSVGVGISFPLPLWNRNSANIQSAKARQLQAETLLTVAQRDTERQVAQAAATYSAKLQEMDRWRPEAVTHFREAAELADRHYRLGAVPAATYVELQRQYLEAVRGLLDTKREALEAAQQLEYLTGLPEPLVTAQTAAPNP; translated from the coding sequence ATGTCTTTCAAAAACAATTACTTGCCGCTTTGTCTCGTCGCGATTTTTGGTGCAGCCGTCCAGGCTGACCAGCCAGCGCCTCCTCCGACAGCGTTGACCATCGAAGATCTGGTCCACAGCACGGTGGTCCAGAATCCGGAAATCCGCTTCTACGAAGCGCAGGTGGTCGCGGCGAAGGCCGAACGACAATCGGCCGGGTTGCTCTCCAATCCGGTGGTTGCCAGTGAGGTTGGGCCGATGCGTACCCGGGACCGCGACGGCAACCTGACGGGTGAGGGAGTCGCCTGGTCGGTCTCGGTCATGCAGGCCTTTGATTGGCCCGGACGCATGGGCCTGAGGAAGGCGATTGCCAATCGAGACATCGCCCTGGCCGAACTGGGCCTCGCAAGATTTCGGGCAGCACTCGCCGCCCGGGTCCGAACGCTATCCTACGGGCTGTTTGCCGCCCAGGAGAAGGCCATTGCTGCCGCCGAGGTCGCCGGGCGGTTGCGGGACCTGAAGGAAGTTCTGGTTCAGCGCGATCCGGCTGGGATCACACCGCTGTTGGAGACGCGAGTGATTGAAGCGACAGAACTGTCCGCCCAACGCCAAGCCTCCGAGTTGGCGCTGGCCCTGGAGTCGGGTCTGCTGGAACTCAATGCGCTGCGAGGACTGACCAACACCGCGCCGTTCTCCATCCTGCCGGCTCAATTGGAATTCAAACCCGCGGGTGACCGCGCACGCCTGACCGCCCTAGCCCGTACCAACAATTTTGAACTGCGGCTGCGTGCCGTGGAACTGGAGCAGCAAGGATTTCGGGTGGATCTGGCCAAGAACGAGCGCTGGCCCAGCATCAGCATCGGCCCCTCGATCTGGCAGCAAAACGCCGCCGATGACCAACGCTCCGTGGGAGTCGGGATCTCGTTTCCCCTCCCGCTCTGGAATCGAAACTCGGCCAATATCCAATCGGCAAAGGCAAGGCAACTGCAGGCGGAGACGCTCCTCACTGTCGCTCAGAGAGACACCGAGCGACAAGTGGCCCAAGCGGCGGCGACCTATTCCGCCAAACTCCAAGAAATGGACCGCTGGCGGCCCGAGGCCGTGACCCATTTTCGTGAGGCTGCCGAGCTGGCAGATCGTCACTATCGGTTGGGGGCGGTGCCTGCCGCGACATACGTCGAGCTTCAACGCCAGTACCTGGAGGCGGTCCGTGGGCTATTGGACACCAAGCGGGAAGCTCTCGAAGCGGCCCAACAGTTGGAGTATCTCACCGGATTGCCTGAACCTTTGGTCACCGCCCAAACCGCCGCTCCCAATCCATGA
- a CDS encoding ATP-binding cassette domain-containing protein, with the protein MPTLSVAENIALPACFARRPDARRVEELLDTVGLLARRNHRPHELSGGEMQRVAIARALMNRRLLLLADEPTGNLDSDTGNSIRRLFQELHAGGLTLVVITHNPALAAATERRMALRDGQIQPQC; encoded by the coding sequence GTGCCGACGCTGTCCGTGGCCGAGAACATCGCGCTGCCGGCCTGCTTTGCCCGGAGACCCGATGCACGGCGCGTGGAGGAACTGCTGGATACCGTCGGCCTGCTAGCGCGGCGCAACCACCGTCCGCACGAACTCTCCGGCGGCGAGATGCAGCGGGTGGCCATCGCCCGGGCATTGATGAACCGTCGGCTTCTGCTCCTGGCTGACGAGCCCACGGGCAATCTCGATTCCGATACCGGGAACTCCATCCGGCGGCTTTTCCAGGAACTCCATGCCGGCGGACTTACGCTGGTGGTGATAACCCACAATCCGGCCCTGGCGGCGGCCACCGAGCGCCGAATGGCCCTGAGGGACGGGCAAATTCAGCCGCAATGTTGA
- a CDS encoding Fic family protein has product MPARASGRWIRTLEGYRAFHPNPLPPHLDWTPALASALADASLLVGRLEGEGRRLPNPHLLIRPFVRREAVLSSRIEGTQATLGELLAAEAGASVDRSPDDLREVGNYVAALEHGIGRLQSLPMSLRLVRELHEHLMTGVRGAHATPGEFRRTQNWIGGPGETLAQAGYVPPPPEVLGESLSAWEKFLHERMLPPLVHVALSHYQFEAIHPFLDGNGRVGRLLITLQLCERNILPAPLLYLSAFFEATRADYYAGLRAVSERGDWEGWVQYFLNGVARQAEDALSRAERINGLMTTWRNQLSGKAGTKLALQMLDMIGSNPFVTPRGAESRLNIAYNTAARAIGQLEQIKVLSPVGNARRDRVFCARAILDILEEPARLKPMSTPAGEI; this is encoded by the coding sequence ATCCCCGCGCGGGCTTCCGGACGGTGGATCCGGACACTGGAGGGCTATCGGGCCTTCCATCCAAACCCTCTGCCTCCCCACTTGGACTGGACTCCGGCCCTCGCGTCTGCCCTGGCGGATGCTTCCCTGCTGGTGGGCCGGTTGGAGGGAGAAGGCCGACGATTGCCCAATCCGCACCTGCTCATCCGGCCGTTCGTGCGTCGCGAAGCCGTGCTGTCGAGCCGCATCGAGGGGACGCAGGCGACATTGGGGGAGTTGCTGGCGGCTGAGGCGGGAGCGTCCGTGGATCGCAGCCCGGACGATCTACGGGAGGTGGGCAACTACGTGGCCGCCTTGGAGCACGGGATCGGGCGCCTTCAGTCACTGCCGATGTCTCTTCGCCTGGTCCGGGAGTTGCACGAGCACCTCATGACCGGGGTGCGCGGAGCCCATGCCACCCCGGGTGAATTCAGGAGGACGCAGAACTGGATCGGTGGTCCTGGCGAAACGCTGGCGCAGGCGGGATATGTGCCCCCTCCGCCGGAAGTGTTGGGGGAGAGTCTTTCCGCGTGGGAGAAATTCCTCCACGAGCGGATGCTGCCTCCGCTGGTGCACGTTGCCCTCTCGCATTATCAGTTTGAGGCGATCCATCCATTTCTCGATGGCAACGGTCGGGTGGGACGTCTTCTCATCACGCTGCAACTATGCGAACGGAACATTCTCCCAGCACCGTTGCTCTACCTGTCGGCCTTTTTCGAGGCGACACGGGCGGATTACTACGCGGGTCTGCGCGCGGTGTCGGAACGCGGTGACTGGGAAGGCTGGGTGCAGTATTTTCTGAATGGCGTGGCGCGGCAGGCGGAGGATGCCTTAAGCCGGGCTGAGCGGATCAACGGCTTGATGACGACGTGGCGGAACCAACTGTCCGGCAAGGCCGGGACCAAGCTGGCCCTCCAGATGCTCGACATGATCGGGAGCAACCCGTTTGTGACCCCACGAGGAGCCGAGTCCCGATTGAACATCGCCTACAATACGGCAGCACGGGCCATCGGACAACTGGAACAGATCAAGGTCCTGTCCCCCGTGGGAAATGCCCGCCGGGACCGGGTGTTCTGTGCGCGGGCCATCCTGGACATTCTGGAGGAACCCGCCCGTTTGAAGCCGATGTCAACGCCGGCGGGCGAGATCTGA
- a CDS encoding sigma-70 family RNA polymerase sigma factor: protein MPEAPPPREFTTTRWSVVLRAGGASPEQAQAALEQLCRDYWYPLYAFVRRKGHGPEDASDLTQDFFAKLLANDFAQGLSPEGGRFRSFLLTALNRFLINGWEKGRRLRRGGGVVTGSLDQLIAERGEAGYVGEASNSDTPERLFQRAWAETLLSRVLARLAAECADRADVRFDVLKRFLTAGDEPPTLADAATQLGLGVPAFKSLLHRFRQRYRELLLDEVGQTVGTRSDVAEELRGLLQALRGT from the coding sequence ATGCCGGAAGCTCCCCCACCTCGCGAGTTCACCACCACCCGGTGGAGCGTGGTGTTGCGGGCGGGCGGGGCGAGTCCCGAGCAGGCGCAGGCGGCCTTGGAACAGCTCTGTCGGGACTACTGGTATCCGCTCTACGCGTTCGTGCGCCGCAAGGGACACGGTCCGGAGGATGCCTCCGACCTGACCCAGGACTTCTTCGCCAAGCTGCTCGCCAACGACTTCGCCCAGGGCCTCTCGCCCGAAGGCGGCCGCTTCCGCTCCTTCCTGCTCACCGCCCTGAACCGGTTTCTCATCAATGGCTGGGAGAAGGGGCGGCGTCTCCGGCGCGGCGGCGGCGTCGTTACCGGTTCGCTGGACCAACTGATCGCCGAGCGGGGCGAGGCGGGTTACGTCGGCGAAGCTTCCAACAGCGACACGCCCGAGAGGCTGTTTCAACGGGCCTGGGCGGAGACGCTCCTGAGCCGCGTGCTGGCCCGGCTGGCGGCCGAATGCGCCGACCGGGCCGACGTCCGGTTCGACGTGTTGAAACGGTTCCTGACCGCGGGCGACGAGCCGCCGACCCTCGCCGACGCGGCGACGCAGTTGGGCCTCGGCGTGCCCGCCTTCAAGTCCCTGCTGCACCGGTTCCGCCAGCGGTACCGCGAACTGCTGCTGGACGAGGTGGGCCAGACCGTCGGCACCCGCAGCGATGTCGCCGAGGAGCTTCGGGGACTGCTGCAGGCGCTGCGGGGGACCTGA
- a CDS encoding AbrB/MazE/SpoVT family DNA-binding domain-containing protein: protein MSTAILSTKGQLVIPSQFRHALHLRPGDRVHLTLDGERLVLEPERTQQARLVQRRGRKVLVAPAGAPKMTTASIKAALTEFP from the coding sequence ATGAGCACCGCCATACTTTCCACGAAGGGACAACTCGTTATTCCGAGTCAATTCCGCCATGCCCTGCATCTGCGGCCGGGGGATCGGGTCCACCTGACCCTCGACGGGGAACGCCTCGTGCTGGAACCCGAGCGAACCCAGCAGGCCCGACTGGTTCAACGGCGGGGCCGCAAGGTCCTTGTCGCTCCGGCAGGAGCCCCCAAGATGACGACCGCCTCCATTAAGGCCGCCCTAACCGAGTTCCCATGA